Within Candidatus Cybelea sp., the genomic segment TTCCCTCAGAGAGCGTGTACGCCGTACCCCGCGAGATCGTCGACCCCGCGGCGGCCGCCGCGAAGCTGCAGAACGTCGTCGGTAAGCTCGACCCCGCCGTCGTCGCCGCCCTGCACGACCGCCACCTGTGGTTCGTGTGGATCGCGCGCAAGGTATCGCATGAAACGGCCACGCGGATCGCCGCGCTCGGACTGGTCGGCATCGATCTCAAGGAAGAAGACACCGGACTGCGCGTCGATACGGCGGGCCGGACGGCGTCGACGGTGCTGGGCTTCGTCGGCACCGATGAGAACGGACTCGACGGAGTCGAGTACTCGTTCGACGACATTCTGCGCGGCCGCTCCGGCCGCGTCACGCTAGAAGCCGATGAGTTCGGCCGCCCGATCCCGTTCGGCCGCGAGCGCATCGTCGCGCCGGCGCTCCCCGGTGCCAGCGTCGAGCTTACGATCGACCCGTATTTGCAGTTCGTCGCCGAGCGGGCGCTGGAAAAGCAGGTCAAAGCCTATCACGCGCTCGACGGCTCGGCAATCGTCATCGACCCGTGGACGGGAGAGATACTCGCGCTGGCCAACGCGCCCAACTTCGATCCGAATAGGTTCTGGCGCTACTCCGGCGATCAACGCCGCGACCGTGCCGTGATGGACGCGTACGAACCCGGTTCAACCTACAAGCTCGTGACTGCGGCAGCCGCGCTCGACTCGCATAAAGTCGGGCTGTCGTCGCGCTTCCCGGCGCGCGATACCATCGAGGTAGGTGGTCGAACGATCCATAACGCGGAAGACGGCTTCATGGCCGGCACGGGGGGGAGCGAGACGCTCGCGCAGATCATCGAGTTCTCGCACAACGTCGGCGCCGCGGAGGTGGGTCTTGCCATCGGCGGGCGAACCTTCTACGCTATGGAACGCAAGGCGGGCTTTGGATCGCCGAGCGGCGTTGGGTTGCCTGGAGAGAATCCGGGGATCGTCCCACCGCCTTCCCAATGGAGCGGCTCCTCGCTCGCGACGATGTCTTTCGGTCAGGGCGTCTCGGTCACACCGCTGGCGATGGCGCGGTACTACGGGGCGATCGCCAACGGTGGTCTCCTGATGGAGCCGTACATCGCCAAAGCGATCTACGATCAACAAGGAAGGGTTTTGCATCGTTACGCTCCACGCGTGACCTGCCGCGTGTTCTCCCAGCGAACGGCCGAGGAACTGCGAACGTTCCTGCGCGCCGTCGTCCTCCATGGGACCGGCGATCCGACCGCGCAGATCGATGGGTACGCTACCGCCGGAAAAACGGGAACGGCGTCAATGGTCGTTGACGGCGAGTACCGTTCCGGATACTATGCAGCCTCCTTTATCGGTATGGTCCCCTATCCTCGTCCACGCTACGTCGTCTACGTGAAAGTCGAACGGCCGGTCGGCTCGTACTACGGCAGCGTTGTGGCCGCCCCGGCATTTGCTCAAATTGCGCGCGCGGCTATGCTGCACGCCGGCGTTCTGCCGGCCGGCACGGTTGCGCACAATGGCCGCTAAGCGCCGCAAATCTTTCGCCGAGTTACTCGAACGCCTGCCGCGCAGCCGCGTGCTTTCCGGGCGTGCCGGCGTCATTTCCGGCATTGCGATCGACTCGCGTGCAGTGGAGACCGGCGACATCTTCGTCGCGCTGCGAGGCGAGCACACCGACGGCCATCGATTCGTCGGCGACGCGCTCGCGCGCGGCGCGGCGGCGGTAGTCGTCGACGCTCCGATCGACGGCGCGCAAAGCGGCAATGCGGCCGTCGTGCTCGTCCCCGATACCAAACGCGCGCTTTCGCAGCTCGCCGCAACCTTTTACGGAGATCCATCGGGCGGCCTCGACGTGATCGGCGTCACCGGCACGAACGGGAAGACGACGGTCACGCACATGGTTAGCTCGATCCTCAACCGCGCAGGCATTCCGTGCGCCGTAATGGGAACGGTCGGCGCCGAGTTTGCGCGGCGGCGATGGGAGCTGCACAACACCACGCCTCTACCGCCGGAACTTCATCGCGTGCTGGCAGCAATGAGGGACGACGGCGCGCGCGCCGTCGCACTCGAAGTGAGCTCTCACGCGCTGGCGCTGGAACGGGTCGACGACGTGCGCTTCTCCGTTGCCGCATTGACGAACGTCACGCGCGATCACCTCGACTTTCACGGCTCTCCCGACGCGTACGCCGCCGCAAAGCGCCGGCTCTTCGATCTGTCGCCGCACGGCGTGCTCAACGTCGACGACGAGTGCGGCGCGCGTTGGGCCGGCGAACTTCGCCGCGCCGGACGCAGCGCGCTGACGTACGGTCTGCGCAGCGGTGCGGATCTCGTTCCCGAACGGATAGTGCTGGGAGCATCGGGGAGCCGCTTTGTCGTCGATGGCCGCCCGTACGAGCTCGGTTTGCCCGGCCGCTTCAACGTCTGGAACGCACTGGCGGCGATCGGGATCGCGCGTATCATGAAAATCGACGAGCGCGCGATCGCCCAAGGGCTCGCTTCTCTCGAGCGCGTTGCGGGCCGGATGGAGCGGCTGCACGGGATGGGCGTGGACGTGGTCGTCGACTACGCTCATACGCCCGACGCGCTGCGCTGCGCGCTGCACGCTCTGCGCGAGACGAAGACCGGCAGTCTGGCCGTCGTGTTCGGCTGCGGCGGCGACCGCGATCGCGGGAAGCGCGCGGAGATGGGCGCGATCGCCGTCGAGCTCGCCGACCGCATCTATCTTACCAACGACAACCCGCGCAGCGAAGAGCCGCTTGCGATCGTGCGCGACATCGCCGGCGGCATCGCCGACGAACGGCGCTACGTCGTCGAACTCGATCGCGGCGCCGCAATCTCGCGGGCGATCGCCGAGGCGCGCGCCGGTGACGTCGTGCTCGTTGCGGGCAAGGGGCACGAGACGTATCAGATCGTCGGCGATCGCGTGCTCGCATTCGACGACCTCGCCGCTGCGCGCGAGGCGCTGGCAAAACAAGGAGTTGCGCGCTGAGGCTTCCGCTCGAGGCCATCCTGGCCGCAACCGATGCAACGCTGCTCGACGGAGATCGTGCGCCGGCGAGCCTGCGGGTCGGCACGGACACGCGGTCGCTCGAGAGCGGCGACGCATTTTTGGCATTGCGCGGCGAGCGCTTCGACGGCCACGACTTCACCGGCGAAGCGGTGCGGGCCGGTGCGGCCGTGCTCGTCGTCGACGATGCCGCGGCGCGTATAGCGGGAGTCGCAACGCTCGTGGTCGCGCGGACCGATCGAGCCTATCTGCAACTCGCCCGGCTTGCCGCGCAAAGGTTCGAGGGCGCGATCGTCGCGATCACCGGCAGCAGCGGCAAAACCACCACGAAGGATTTTTTGGCCGAGCTCTGCGCGGTGAGATACCGCGTCGCGGCATCGGTAAAGAACGAGAACAACGAGATCGGCGTGGGAAAGCTGCTGCTGAGCCTCTCGAACGAGGAGCACGACGTGGCGATCGTCGAGATGGGCGCCCGCCATTACGGTGACATCGCCGTCCTGGTGGAGGCGGCGCTGCCCGCACTGGGAGTTTTAACCAACGTCGGCGACGCGCA encodes:
- a CDS encoding penicillin-binding protein 2 translates to VGPMRARLFFYGCMIVALFLAWRLWEVQALHGPVYAKEALAQRSDTIEVFARRGSILDRDGNVLVRSLPSESVYAVPREIVDPAAAAAKLQNVVGKLDPAVVAALHDRHLWFVWIARKVSHETATRIAALGLVGIDLKEEDTGLRVDTAGRTASTVLGFVGTDENGLDGVEYSFDDILRGRSGRVTLEADEFGRPIPFGRERIVAPALPGASVELTIDPYLQFVAERALEKQVKAYHALDGSAIVIDPWTGEILALANAPNFDPNRFWRYSGDQRRDRAVMDAYEPGSTYKLVTAAAALDSHKVGLSSRFPARDTIEVGGRTIHNAEDGFMAGTGGSETLAQIIEFSHNVGAAEVGLAIGGRTFYAMERKAGFGSPSGVGLPGENPGIVPPPSQWSGSSLATMSFGQGVSVTPLAMARYYGAIANGGLLMEPYIAKAIYDQQGRVLHRYAPRVTCRVFSQRTAEELRTFLRAVVLHGTGDPTAQIDGYATAGKTGTASMVVDGEYRSGYYAASFIGMVPYPRPRYVVYVKVERPVGSYYGSVVAAPAFAQIARAAMLHAGVLPAGTVAHNGR
- a CDS encoding UDP-N-acetylmuramoyl-L-alanyl-D-glutamate--2,6-diaminopimelate ligase, coding for MAAKRRKSFAELLERLPRSRVLSGRAGVISGIAIDSRAVETGDIFVALRGEHTDGHRFVGDALARGAAAVVVDAPIDGAQSGNAAVVLVPDTKRALSQLAATFYGDPSGGLDVIGVTGTNGKTTVTHMVSSILNRAGIPCAVMGTVGAEFARRRWELHNTTPLPPELHRVLAAMRDDGARAVALEVSSHALALERVDDVRFSVAALTNVTRDHLDFHGSPDAYAAAKRRLFDLSPHGVLNVDDECGARWAGELRRAGRSALTYGLRSGADLVPERIVLGASGSRFVVDGRPYELGLPGRFNVWNALAAIGIARIMKIDERAIAQGLASLERVAGRMERLHGMGVDVVVDYAHTPDALRCALHALRETKTGSLAVVFGCGGDRDRGKRAEMGAIAVELADRIYLTNDNPRSEEPLAIVRDIAGGIADERRYVVELDRGAAISRAIAEARAGDVVLVAGKGHETYQIVGDRVLAFDDLAAAREALAKQGVAR